From a single Mobula birostris isolate sMobBir1 chromosome 13, sMobBir1.hap1, whole genome shotgun sequence genomic region:
- the LOC140208571 gene encoding LOW QUALITY PROTEIN: NACHT, LRR and PYD domains-containing protein 3-like (The sequence of the model RefSeq protein was modified relative to this genomic sequence to represent the inferred CDS: substituted 1 base at 1 genomic stop codon) has translation MDNGMSSGGVPMTSTSGKDTGPSSVITELLASWDDFQLLQLTDFYRDRLEQAMEGGVHGVSLALTAKNQFSGEEHRKISDLADKGERADSSKLLLSLVMEKGSRARRVMWETFVKMQNCVPNLDKILKEIQIYGCDLSHRPIPAQLLLEFLSELKDAQQKHKEALRAQTETLRVNTILMREKVKVFQLVDRYAELTVISTVRDRRLVEHELLARGRDHEEWREEHLRGELEKIRTDQLFQSSFSRSNSKSGSSAAVAGVPGIGKTTMVQKIVHDWATGKIYQQFQFVFSFKFRDLNTITCQINLRELILDQYPYFGNLLREVWKNPEGLLFIFDGLDEFNDKIDFADSQRNTEPRSTCTDPEFKCKVSDILYSLIQHKLLPGCSVLVTTRPTALHLLKMAEISVCAEILGFVGKEQKEYFIRHFEDQTVAAAVFKHVEENKILYTMSYNPSYCWILALALGPFFTQRVSDPQRVPKTITQLYSYYIYNFLKNHGREIENPRDVFLRVGQMAFRGVSQKKIVFTDGDLINYNLQPSQFLSGFLMELLEREDSARSVVYTFPHLTIQEFVAAVAQFLTLHPENILKFLTEAHSTTDGRFEVFLRFVAGLSNPMTARGLEEFLGPFPHQTTCRVIDWVKEEVKRQSGNTWSESGKRSLLNTLHYLFESQNRGLAQATLGSVETLSFSGMTLTPIDCAVLSHVIGLCDRIKRLDLEYCHIHCEGIQRLGPGLHKCRELRLSGNKLGDSGVKLVSAALRNPECKIQKLVLWGVGLTDSVAEDLVSALSTNPSLTVLSLGLNSLTDRTVPALRRLILTLPSLEXIWLWYNRFSETGEKELRSLQGVKPGLRVTV, from the exons ATGGATAACGGAATGAGCAGTGGAGGAGTTCCAATGACGTCAACATCGGGAAAGGACACGG GTCCGAGCTCAGTGATCACCGAGCTCCTGGCAAGCTGGGACGATTTCCAGCTGCTGCAGTTGACGGATTTCTACCGGGACAGGCTGGAGCAGGCGATGGAAGGAGGGGTGCACGGAGTGAGCCTGGCGTTAACGGCCAAGAATCAGTTCAGCGGAGAGGAACAtcgg AAAATCTCTGATCTCGCTGATAAGGGAGAGCGGGCGGACAGTTCTAAACtcctcctgagcctggtgatggagaaaggctcccgcgcccggagggtgatgtgggaaacCTTTGTGAAAATGCAGAACTGTGTCCCAAATTtggacaaaatactgaaggaaataCAGATATATG GTTGTGATCTCTCCCATCGACCAATTCCCGCTCAACTTTTACTAGAGTTTCTCAGTGAGCTGAAAG atgctcaacagaaacacaaggaggctctgcgggcacaaactgaaacactgagagtgaacacgatcctgatgagggagaaggtgaaggttttccagctggttgatcgatacgctgagctcacggtcatttctactgtccgagatcggagactggtggaacatgagctgctggcaagaggcagagaccacgaggagtggagagaggaacatcTCCGCGGAGAGCTGGAAAAAATCCGCACTGATCAGCTgttccagagcagcttttcccggagtaattccaaatctgggagttcggcagcagtggccggagtcccggggatcgggaaaacaacaatggtacaaaagattgtccatgactgggccacagggaaaatataccaacaattccagtttgtcttcagtttcaaattccgggaTTTAAACACCATCACTTGTCAAATAAACCTGagggaactgattctggatcagtatccttactttgggaatttactcagagaggtctggaagaacccagagggattgctgtttatatttgatggtttggatgaattcaatgacaaaattgattttgctgacagtcaGAGAAACACAGAACCTCGGTCCACATGCACAGATCCTGAATTCAAGTGCAAGGTGTCTGACATtttgtacagtttaatccagcacaagctgctcccagggtgttcagtgctggtcacCACCCGTCCCACTGCGTTACATTTATTGAAAATGGCAGAGATCAGTGTCTgtgctgaaatcctgggatttgttggcaAGGAACAGAAGGAGTATTTcatcaggcattttgaagatcagacggtggcagcagctgttttcaaacacgtggaGGAGAACAAGAttctgtacaccatgagctacaacccctcctactgctggatcctcgctctggcactgggccccttcttcacacaaagagtcagcgacccgcagcgagttcccaagaccatcacccaactgtattcctactatatttacaacttcctgaaaaaccacggccgtgagattgagaacccccgtgatgtgtttctcagggttggtcagatggccttcagaggggTGTCCCAGAAGAAGATTGTGTTCacagatggagatttgatcaactacaatctgcagccttcccagttcctgtccgggttcctgatggagcttttggagagagaggattctgcccggagcgtggtgtacacattcccacacctcaccatccaagagtttgtagctgcagtcgcacaattccTGACTCTACATCCCGAGaatatcctgaaattcctcactgaagcccacagcacgacagatgggcgatttgaggtatttctccgtttcgttgctggtctctccaacccaatgacagctcggggcctggaggagtttctgggtccatttcctcatcaaacaacctgccgggtgattgactgggtgaaggaggaggttaaacgccagAGTGGAAACACATGGAGTGAATCTGGTAAAAGGAGtctcctgaacacattgcactacctgtttgagtctcagaatcgtggactggctcaggccacactgggatctgtggaaacactttcattcagtggaatgacactgaccccgattgactgcgcggtcctgtctcatgtcatcggactctgtgataGAATAAAACGTCTCGACCTGGAGTACTGTCACATTCACTGTGAgggaatccagcggctgggacccgggctgcacaagtgccgGGAGTTGAG actgagtggtaataaactgggagattcaggagtgaaactggtgtctgcggctctgaggaacccggagtgtaaaatacagaaactggt